Genomic window (Helianthus annuus cultivar XRQ/B chromosome 3, HanXRQr2.0-SUNRISE, whole genome shotgun sequence):
AGTCGGATGAACTTGCCAAGTATATGTTTGAGCTTGGTGAAGCTGCGTATAACAATGGTCGCATGGATGGTTATAGCGAAGGGATGGCGGCTGTTGTGGCGAATGAGAAGGTAGATCACTTTGATCTTTACAAGACTGATTGCGACGCTCGTTATGCCTCCAAACGCCAAGAGTACGAGTTTCTAGAGTTTGCTATTGTTAAAGCTGTTGGAAAGTTATCCCGAAAGACTGATGCTGTTGAGGTTTTGAAGAAAGCTCTTGGTGACCAGGATCCTGAGGCTGGGGGTGCGGGTTCCAAGCATCAAGTTTAAATCTGGCTTGCGTGCCGTGTATTGGCCTGCTGGCCTTGTAACCATCAGACAatttcatcttcatcatttgtGAACATTTTAATTTTACTGCTCTATGGTTGTTGATGCTTTTGACagaattttttatttatatatgatGCTAACCATAAGTTGTTAGTTTTTATATTATGAATTTTGTTTCCGTTACAATATGTACATATGTtcaattactttgattaggtatcACGGATGAATGGTGGCTTTGACAGGTTATAGCGTGTTGGTCACTTTGGCCTTTCACTTTGTTGTGTTAAGCTCGAATGACCTCATAATGTTTGTTCTGTCGTTATGCGCCTAGTTTATTCGTGTGTACGAAGTAATCGTTTTAACAGGTTATTGTGTTTTGACGACCCGGCTGTGCTCAGCCTTGGAGGTCTATAATGTTTATTTTACCATGTCTACGATGTTTTCGTGTGTTAGTGGGCACAAAGTAGCAATTGGCTAACAGGCTTTGGTTGTGTGTACTTGACCCGGCTGTGCACTTAGTCGTGAcaagccttggaggtctacaacgtttcctatcgCTTAAGCCATTGGTGTTTTCGTGTATGCCCAAAGTAATATATGCAGTTGTAACAAAAATTCACAGAAGATAAGATAACcaacacttcttgtattaaagACGTTTGTGTTGGGCGCATGGCCATTCATTACaaggaaaaagaaaaattatCGGCCGATTACATATAGTATTTCCTTAGTTGTTGAGTGTTCCAAGTCCTAGGGACTTCATTGTTCTCGAGCGTGCGCAGCTTGTACGCTCCTTTCCCATGGACCTTGTCTACAACGTAGGGTCCCTCCTATTTTGGAGCCAGTTTACCTGGTCTTTCGGCATTTGATGCTTCGTTGTCTCTTACGACGTAATCTCCAAGGTTGAAAGTGCAGACTCTAACCTTACTATTGTAGTATTTCTCCAGCTTGGTTTTGTATTTTGCCTCCTTGATTGCTTCTATTTCTCTTCTTTTTTCTAGAAGGTCCAGATCTAaccttctttcttcttctttattGATGGCGTTCATAGATAGCATCCTTGGGGATGTCAAGCCGATTTCCGCAGGTATCACTGCCTTGGATCCATATACTAGGTTGAACGGTGTTTCGCCGTTGCTTGTCTTTGGCATTGTTCTGTGAGCCTAtagtataacaaccctcctaaaatatttctgacacccttaAAATATTTATAACATCCCTATATGCCTTAAAATACACCACGTATACGATATTTGGGCCTAAATacctttaatttaataaaaataaaatagaaacaaTTTCTGAGGATCGCgcgcgggccgcgaagaccttAGTGGTCTCTTATGCAGGGCGCGAAATCTCTAGGTCAGGGCGACACCCTGAGCTACCACGTGTCGTCATCGTGTCGAGTGTACAACTTGCGAATCAGCAACCCTAGCCCCTATAACCCTACATCGTGGGCCGCGAAGGACATAACtttggcttacgcgggccgcgaggaagtcatGATCAGACGCTATAAAAGGGGCCATCGGCCTTCGGTTGCAATTCGTTCAATCTCTCGATCTCTCTCTAAAATTCTGCATAGCAAAAATAATActgggcattataccccctaatatAACGAAGTTCTGTCTTGTTGTAAGTACCATAACCCCAGGTTATGTATTatatacgctgcccgattgatttaGAATTACAtaacggctgtcgaggctctgtccgacgtagtcgttggagttttgtctcggggagggtataactaatgtaaatgttgggttattatactaacgcgtgtgcattgtgtaattaatagataatcaccaggaaatcataaaggaaaacGGATGTAGTGCGTGGTACGATAgatgaagatcaaacacgttgattctacgaatacccgtgtagttcttccccaaccccaaaattcaacccaaagggcacggaatttgaagtgaaaaatcagttttctcaaaattcaagtctgaccTTTTCATTATCTTTAGCAACATATAAATAGAGACTGAAATTCGAAAATGGGCCTAAAACACACTTGGGCCAAAAACTAGAAcaaaacaaaagtccaaaaaacccactaaaaacataaaacataaaataactcatggaaataagcgtttttttggcccggacgatgacccaaaccgccgtaggcgtttgcagcaagatagagctTGTTCTCACGTTCGAATCGCCAGGTCGCACGTcccaaacggacccccgtagcctaagttagagccattttagtgaggccccttttgttacgcggtcttgcgtctccaaatacaaaatagcccgtTCCTCTACACTTGGGCCTGCATCAAAAACCCTaaagttgcaatgtgagtaatcctcctttttgcaatctgtttttacaaaacctcaaatgttttacattatattaaatagtgattgagtatttgtattctacaattatcgttggtatgttggggttttgtatacaaaatttgttactacactgtgagtagtaacatgaccacaagtcgggttgacaatAAGTAGAAATATaagcaaatgtaattgcgagatcgccatTAATGCTGTAAACGGTTTTACCTATTAAATTGggttcactcaccagtatttcccactgacaaaatgtttttaaacgcgtttcaggtaacaaaatgtgaaagccaaatagaagccagctggacagcactgaaggcttggaaaagtgactataaaagttacctaaataaagagatgttttatttaaataaaatagggtttatccctatgaaaatatGTGTACTGGAAACTTGagattttcccatgtgtttaatattataaaaaagtggtattttactctaataaaatatttcctaactacggtcctaatgtaatttccgctgccaaactgataaacaccgataccactgaaactggccgcggccaCCCATTCCCTGGTTaataggggacgggggttgcgacagaaggtggtatcagagctacagccactgattcagccacagaagtgttctgctgacaccaaaatattattcaatatgttaggaaataatctacggaactacgtgcatatCTGTATACTATTGTTGtatgttatttgacaatttgttaatttacagtatgagcgaccaaggaccttcagaCGCTTATCGTCAATTGTCTAGCTCACCTGGGGATgaaaggcacctcttcacagcctagcCTCTAAGGGTATTCGGCTGACACTGAAGACGGGATTTTCGTGTTCAAAgcacaatctgaagagccattccctcctaagaaAAGATGATGGTTCAGCATAGGAGCTCATGAACGtagaaaaaggatgagaaaacTTCAGCAGCAGCGTGCTTTAGCAGCCGCGAATAGAGAAACAAATGCTTACACTCAGGATATATGCTCAATAGGAATCTAGCAAATTTTCATATCTTAGCAACTACAGCTGCAGACCCGAACTTAGAACAACTCATAGCAGCCCAACCATTACCACTATTTCCCACCCAACCTATGGATTTGGAACCAAACCCTGTAGACCAAATTCCAATGCATGATTTTGACCCAGCTAAAATACCTAGAGTACCAGCACCCCATCCCCCAGACTGACTATGACCCATGGTTTGATGACAATAGGTCATATTCAGCCCTGTACCCACCAGAGGAACCGATGCAAAACTTAGCAGCCTACCCAAACCTGGACCCCCTGGACCCATATTTTGATTATGATCACTATATAAGGGAAATCACAGAAAACCCGTACCCACACGAAGAACCCATGCCGCAGTTTCCTGACCCAATACCAGCACCCGCATCACCCATGAGCACtgagaatgtgcaagaactcagaacctttggtgaggagattttagaaggAAGTGAAAGGATGAGACAGATAGGGAAACGACTggtctggaaatatgacgagcgtaatatggaattttggatgaacccctatcattaatagtaatagtaatatatatatatatatatatatatatatatatatatatatatatatatatatatatatatatatatatatatagggagaggatcatgagaaaactagaaaactaactaaaatccactaaaaaggagggggagggagacttttaatgaaggagggggggacttttaatgaaggaggggtaaaattggaaaaaatatataacttttcaaacatttcccatttctccatacgttatcattttaaaacaaaaatggcaccataagatcacaaattttcttatctttcattcaagtatattcgagcatattttttatgacataaaaaaagatttatggtgtcgtctttgatgtgtgtcggtgtgtatataatttagatatataattaagcccttttttacacctttagccaagttttaaatttataaaacacgatattcactaacactaaacacacatatgggcaagtgcacccatcgtggacgtagtatagtgttggtaagataccgaggtcgtccaaggacagaagagcttttagtaccggtttatcctcaacgtctaatcaaatcaaaaagttagaaaaaatgtttttaaactaagaaaataaaaactaactaaatgctgaaaaataaaaataaaataaaaacagatagacaaaatgaatcactaggatccgactcgtgtattagtgtaacctttgattattttcgcacttttgcacttgtttaagagattatcttagttattgtagtaggcccctcttttgaaggcgacgttaccctcaacccagtagtttgagtcagcaaggatacaatcctaaagggttggattattgaaagataatgaattaagttattaatgcaaattacggtaggccccgcttttggcggtgacgttaccctcggctaagtagtctgagtcagcagggatacagtcctaaatagccgggttatagtattaatagtagttaacttatgagggggtcaaagagtttggatccccgccatccaatacctatgggcattgaaggagatcctactaaatttgacccaggtcccttgcaggacctctaaacgctgaacaagggcaagacccttaccaaaccgttcccttaacccccgaccaggtagccaacatacctccatatagaccgtggagatatgaatggtgaaaatcttttattttatatagacagtaaaataatgccaagacaccacggacaaacgatgaggaaagatcaccttcaacataagcaactagttattaaagtcattaatacaaaaccaaataaaaagtgcaaaagattaaaaataaaaagtattatactaaacacttgtcttcaccaagtgatgtaagagacttaggcaaacatggccttgattgtcaagaactcttactatcaatcttggatcccgagacgactctcacactctacgatggacaatggatgatggtgttatggtggtggtgggtggtggatgaagtgtgagagaggtggtgtgccaagggatgagttggaatgaaaccaagcactcctatttataggctgaaaagaaggctgggcacggccccgtgtccgctggacacgcccccgtgcccgtctgacactctctctcttcattaattgtaattcgcaattacaattaatgcgcctgctgtactttcgccatgcccccgtgctcactggacacgtccccgtggtgggcaatagaagcttctacaagtttgtcttttctgctgcttcttgggcacggccccgtgctggctgagcacggggcgtgttcaggcttctgttttctcttcttcgcttgggaggatgccgttgagggttcgggcagtctacttttattccttttcttgtatttatgttagaattagctgtcttgttgcttcttttgtgaatttgagctcatttcatcctgaaaatacaaaaggaagacaaaaacactctttttccaacattagtacttaaaaagggttagttttatgccttatttgatgtaatttatatgttgtattttacacacatcaaatacccccacacttgaacttttgcttgtcctcaagcaaaactctttaaatgtggcttacactcccaaatggaatgggtagaagagaaggtttttggcttgtcatagagtgtcgggaatccaagatctttttgggttttatttttatttatttacaatcctattcgttctgatttatttagaacgtttcataggataaattacttatttgggcatagcaagcctttttaaaatttcatttatatacaagttcacatacctcgcgggggatcactcaacactcggccgaaggtgtatttttagtgaatcactcgagagcggcatggaacttacgccttccataggcttgccaagcaatcaatcctcctcctttttaactttatacctttgtaaatatcaagaggactttttgggtgaagggttaggcttgggctaaaggtgggtggttgggttagtggttagtaaaagggcgaaaagcgtaaaaagcgtcggttttcgtaacacattttgtttttagtgactttttattttgaagtatttctccaaacaagcttttgtttgtatagctttgtttgtttttaacttcatcatcatttttttttagtcacataaaagaacgagcttgcgaaaaaccgagcttgttactaaaataaagggtgagaaaatataaaaagggtttttggtgggtaaaaagggtttagggtaaagaaacgaaaggtttaggctcaaaggggttaactagggggatattgggtaggtggtaaaaaaaattgaaaaataatggcgtagaaagaaaaatggttagtcctaatgcctctatcatttacttacttgggtttaagttggtaaggaccgggaatgaatcgtcgtggcaagttctagagttgtaagaaccaagcggctattcacacaagaaacgaaaaattaGCATTTAGTCtgaagatgtaaatttgtatgctctataaaggctcaaaactcacttttgtgggaatgggtttttaatgtgatcaagtatatataatcaaattttaactagacttgatatgccgtttcataattttcttatgttggttcttgttatcacgacgctctcggttgtaaattttataaaaatataaccttattaatcttgggattcctaacttaaacttcagacaagtaaaaagaaaaaaatgaaaaaaaaatttttgaaaaaatttggggtgtttagcggttccaatagagttttgtgtaaggcttgttgttaggacttgcaaaatttcaaagtgttagcttcccccccacacttaaattacacattgtcctcaatgtgtcccaaaaataaatttttaggttgattggatgtgtaatgtggtgttaaaaagcaaagatttatgttactggcagtctggacacgaccccgtgttcgctggacacgaccccgtggtgaactgccagtatcgaaaacttacagaaggtgaacacgggggcgtgttggttagacacggccccgtgtctagcaaataattgcaggtcagtaaccaaacagcaggtctgggagatgaacacgggggcgtgtcggctggacacgtccccatgtggacagtctgtgagcctgaaaaacgggtttcgtctcccggtttctccattttgggcctgtaggtgctaaggtttagcactctaGCCCTTgatttgtacctgtttcatcactcaataccacaccaagcaaacataaaacatcctacattaccatagttaattgtctccaagcatagtgtaaaagaaaaataaaacggaaataaaaagtagtcaaggaaagtaaattgttcaacaagtggcacgcaggccataaattgttcgatagaaaagggtacttaaacctgtgggctcaccaccAACCTGCTCCTTGTTccttcaagcctcctactccatgtcttcatcactatcctcacctccacccccatgccccgccatatactcccggatgctaccgataacatcttgtatatcgttgatgttgcgctcaatagctccgacccggtggtatgtgttgttggcgagattgtaggtgttcctggtacacatgaggttttcctgcaaaagatcatgtaaactttgaaagttaggaaaaccgcctccttgtgaggaggattgacccggatcgccatggggttggtattggtattggggaggtggtgcatgaagaactagggcctcctgtgggttccatgcatagccttgcgttctttggaagctcaccgtcccgtcttccgcctcataaagcaagttcatggctcggcaaatgtggtagtcaactcgtcccgaccatggacttctttcaaaggaccttggaatgtttgtgaaatgcttgaaaagacggtacacccatcccccaaagaagataggtgttggagcgcgagcaaggcgattgagatgcatgtttcgcaacaggagatatggaacatcgagaggctcccggttgtggatgcagtgaaggacaaccaaatctttcaacccaacaacgccactactgtcgtgacgctggtttagcgagtaggtgaggagcctgtgaatgtagcggtatagtgggtccctcagtttggtactcttagtgctgctagggttgtagattccttcaccgatttgagcccatgcggcttgacgttcggtctcgtccaagtctcgtaatcccccagtgttttcctcatttcccgattcctcttcaccgtatagtcctattatagatccaaactgtgccatggagattgagtactttgtcccgccacaccgaaatgcgaccccttcattgtcaaacgggtcacacctcgaattgaaagcgaaagtactgtaaaactccattgtgcattgatgcaccgaccgaaacCGAGTGTTCAttgcaactgctagtg
Coding sequences:
- the LOC110932159 gene encoding uncharacterized protein LOC110932159; this encodes MPKTSNGETPFNLVYGSKAVIPAEIGLTSPRMLSMNAINKEEERRLDLDLLEKRREIEAIKEAKYKTKLEKYYNSKVRVCTFNLGDYVVRDNEASNAERPGKLAPK